A single window of Saccharomyces kudriavzevii IFO 1802 strain IFO1802 genome assembly, chromosome: 16 DNA harbors:
- the BSP1 gene encoding Bsp1p (similar to Saccharomyces cerevisiae BSP1 (YPR171W); ancestral locus Anc_7.527) gives MTKYERDPELMNFLSKVEDLDSKRYNNASTSKPTGQLLPPLSNDAPRHRNIRKADVMADQIVENRDNLAYRSAYNYEMTFSPKKTHYSLNELDLERTTTESASKGSSSQNAKKFVISEEDYLLLQKLKASQSPNEVSSDQISLSSEKGHRMPSRGRPREKERVSFQYDFNIQEKAPSTSSPSPPPPLPTRRSHVRTIEDDSEEKSVLPRRHTNVGVTERPIPLPNKPEVAVPEGVKPSPPVSRSMKQTSFLSSLEDNKLSMAKGHNSEVHTPKKAAKNSRIDYLDSIQLKPTTLSPTIKDKPRPNPPSPPAKRLPRSESFIKSALNSNLTTTSKPSLPEKPQKLRNANLTAQKAKPSIPPKKVELSLVLPELRPVETLSARQKFEDSIDLPKLRSSTRSIKKQDEHNIPEAIQGIQNLKKTKQGKPLIPQKKSFLTSSLNPTAAEHNGDANKLNNELEALSLRNSLKKRPPKAPERKLSMPEALRKIELMKKSKTEPVLESTKELGINAKLDAIIKSRNLRPCTTVSEFNSIKTNAATSSDSSISEGDTAKETKPLIHLNKKRARGPRRKPPTHV, from the coding sequence ATGACGAAATATGAGCGGGACCCTGAgctgatgaattttttgtcGAAAGTGGAAGACTTGGACTCTAAGAGATACAATAATGCTTCCACTTCAAAGCCAACTGGGCAACTGCTTCCACCCTTGAGCAATGACGCCCCTAGACACAGGAATATCAGAAAAGCCGATGTAATGGCGGATCAAATTGTAGAAAACAGAGACAATTTGGCTTACCGATCTGCGTATAATTATGAAATGACATTTTCTCCCAAGAAAACTCATTACTCGTTGAATGAGTTGGACCTTGAACGAACAACAACCGAGTCGGCGTCGAAGGGAAGTAGCTCTCAAAATGCAAAGAAATTTGTTATTTCTGAAGAAGACTATTTACTTCtgcaaaaattgaaagcCTCTCAATCACCTAACGAAGTTAGTTCCGATCaaatttcactttcttccGAAAAAGGTCATCGCATGCCCAGTCGAGGTCGACCCAGAGAGAAAGAGAGAGTCTCTTTTCAATACGACTTCAacatccaagaaaaagctCCTTCTACCTCGTCCCCTTCACCACCGCCTCCTTTGCCCACAAGGCGTAGTCATGTTCGAACCATTGAAGATGACAGTGAAGAGAAATCAGTGCTTCCAAGAAGACATACAAATGTGGGTGTTACGGAACGCCCGATACCCTTGCCAAATAAGCCGGAAGTGGCGGTACCTGAGGGCGTTAAGCCAAGTCCACCCGTTTCACGTTCCATGAAGCAGACCAGCTTCTTAAGCTCTTTAGAGGATAACAAGTTGTCAATGGCAAAGGGCCACAACTCAGAAGTTCACACTCCCAAGAAAGCAGCAAAAAATTCTCGTATTGATTACCTGGATTCCATACAATTGAAGCCGACCACTTTATCGCCTACTATAAAAGATAAGCCGAGACCAAACCCTCCCTCTCCACCGGCAAAAAGACTTCCAAGATCTGAAAGTTTCATCAAGTCTGCATTGAATTCAAACCTAACGACGACTTCTAAACCTTCCTTGCCTGAGAAACCTCAGAAACTACGAAATGCAAACTTGACTGCTCAAAAGGCGAAACCAAGCATTCCACCAAAGAAAGTGGAGTTGAGTCTAGTACTACCCGAGTTGCGTCCTGTAGAAACTCTGTCTGCGAGACAGAAATTCGAAGACTCCATCGATTTACCCAAGTTACGATCTAGTACCCGCAGCATCAAAAAACAAGATGAGCATAACATTCCAGAAGCAATTCAAGGCATAcaaaacttgaagaaaaccaaaCAGGGAAAACCTCTAATCCCCCAGAAAAAATCGTTCCTAACCAGCAGCTTGAATCCCACAGCGGCCGAACACAACGGTGATGCCAACAAGTTGAATAACGAACTTGAAGCACTCTCCCTGAGGAATAGCTTGAAAAAGCGCCCACCAAAGGCGCCAGAGCGTAAACTTTCCATGCCAGAGGCATTACGAAAAATCGagctaatgaaaaaatctaaaaCTGAGCCCGTATTGGAATCTACAAAAGAACTCGGAATAAATGCAAAACTGGATGCAATAATTAAGTCTAGAAACTTGAGACCATGCACCACTGTATCAGAATTCAACAGCATTAAAACTAATGCTGCGACTT